In a genomic window of Methanophagales archaeon:
- a CDS encoding glutaredoxin family protein — protein sequence MIRVYSTKVCPHCKQVKDFLAAAGVKYEDVDITTPEALTELRMNGVFTLITPVLQVGSTFITHEELFDGEDLKVETLKKLIDEGKEGEN from the coding sequence ATGATAAGAGTCTATTCAACAAAAGTTTGTCCGCATTGCAAGCAGGTGAAGGATTTTTTAGCTGCGGCAGGCGTGAAATATGAAGATGTGGATATTACAACTCCTGAAGCACTCACCGAACTGAGAATGAACGGTGTATTCACGCTTATTACTCCCGTTCTCCAGGTTGGTTCTACATTTATCACTCATGAGGAGCTATTTGATGGTGAGGATTTGAAGGTGGAAACGCTTAAAAAATTGATTGATGAAGGGAAAGAAGGAGAAAATTGA